Proteins encoded together in one Deltaproteobacteria bacterium window:
- a CDS encoding 4Fe-4S dicluster domain-containing protein: MSAQRYIAWNLEFCTGCRLCELACSSRFGNGFSPSRSAIHVQEAAICVCRQCRDPQCETACKQNAIDIGIDPAKCSGCGACVSACPHQSIFQPAKKTVPFKCDLCGGRPECVRICPNGALSLARKGRMAACFRSIASGYKRLKNEAQLVLKTKANDALMLMTRNRIVRLRRGRKDSLFNRVVLTPMVKPFEKNFFSRKDDR, translated from the coding sequence ATGTCTGCGCAACGATATATTGCCTGGAATCTGGAATTCTGCACGGGATGCAGGCTCTGCGAGCTGGCGTGCTCCAGTCGCTTCGGCAACGGATTTTCACCATCCAGATCGGCCATCCACGTACAGGAAGCGGCCATCTGTGTGTGCCGTCAGTGCCGGGACCCGCAGTGCGAAACGGCCTGCAAACAAAACGCCATCGATATCGGCATCGATCCGGCGAAATGTTCCGGCTGCGGTGCATGTGTTTCCGCCTGCCCACACCAATCGATTTTTCAGCCCGCGAAAAAAACCGTTCCCTTTAAGTGCGACCTGTGCGGCGGGCGGCCGGAATGTGTGCGCATCTGCCCCAACGGGGCCCTGAGCCTTGCCCGCAAAGGCCGCATGGCGGCCTGTTTCAGAAGCATCGCATCCGGATACAAACGGCTGAAAAACGAAGCGCAGCTGGTCTTGAAAACAAAAGCCAACGACGCCCTGATGCTGATGACCCGGAACCGAATCGTTCGTTTGCGCAGGGGGCGTAAGGACAGCCTTTTCAACCGGGTGGTTCTAACCCCCATGGTCAAACCGTTCGAAAAGAATTTCTTTTCTCGAAAGGATGACAGGTGA
- a CDS encoding TetR/AcrR family transcriptional regulator — MDRHHNPYPPPARHRRKQKAETRCLILNAARRLFGKRGFEKTTMRSIAAEAGMGYGTVFKHFSNKADLLAACLHDAIEKTLAAAFDALPPDVSFQDQFLFLAGKLIRHYAEQPALSKTFIEHIFTVDGAWKAIMDAQIEQFLSNLQEIVENHKKRGTLRKEVDNDLLALSLFSSYISVLVLSLRAENFDPDETMKRLERLIDLNLTGVLTGKERG, encoded by the coding sequence ATGGACCGTCACCACAACCCGTACCCGCCCCCTGCTAGGCATCGCCGGAAACAGAAAGCGGAAACCCGCTGCCTCATTTTGAACGCGGCCCGCCGTCTGTTCGGAAAACGGGGGTTCGAAAAGACGACCATGCGGTCAATCGCCGCCGAAGCGGGGATGGGATACGGCACCGTCTTCAAGCATTTTTCAAACAAGGCCGACCTGTTGGCGGCCTGCCTGCACGATGCCATCGAAAAGACGCTTGCCGCAGCATTCGATGCGTTGCCGCCCGACGTATCCTTTCAGGACCAGTTTCTTTTTCTTGCCGGAAAACTGATCCGCCATTATGCCGAGCAACCCGCCCTGTCAAAAACGTTCATCGAGCATATTTTTACCGTTGACGGCGCCTGGAAAGCCATCATGGACGCCCAGATAGAGCAGTTTTTGAGCAACTTGCAGGAGATTGTAGAAAATCACAAAAAACGCGGAACGCTCAGAAAAGAGGTCGATAACGATCTTCTTGCGCTCTCCCTTTTTTCCAGTTACATATCCGTGCTCGTGTTGTCGTTGAGGGCCGAGAATTTTGATCCGGATGAGACCATGAAGAGACTCGAACGTCTCATCGACCTCAATCTGACAGGGGTCTTGACCGGCAAAGAACGGGGGTAA